In Methanothermococcus thermolithotrophicus DSM 2095, one DNA window encodes the following:
- a CDS encoding TIGR01212 family radical SAM protein (This family includes YhcC from E. coli K-12, an uncharacterized radical SAM protein.) encodes MESENCEINNYNHNIDKSIIDSIYSEGFPIAQYGIYSKKAKPYRTFKIPVDAGFSCPNKDGTLDKNGCIFCPKMGRPISVKYCDSKYSLKEQIEVQMERQKNKGIEKFYIYFYPGTNTYGDVEKLKELWDFALSYDDVIGLSIGTRPDCLEKEKLDILGDYVKKGYEIWLDLGIQTIHQKTLEFLNRKHSTSDIINAIKECKKRGILVCGHIILGLPNESWSEMMETAKVLSALKIDALKIYPLVVVKNTKLEELYWKGEYKTVDEKQYVSLVCDFLEHLSPYVLIQRVSKDKVPDEIKVSPEWVLSRLKILNEISNELKRRKSRQGSKYLI; translated from the coding sequence ATGGAGAGTGAAAATTGTGAAATCAATAACTATAACCACAATATAGACAAAAGCATTATAGACTCAATATATTCCGAAGGCTTTCCAATAGCTCAGTATGGAATTTATTCAAAAAAGGCAAAACCCTATAGAACATTTAAAATCCCTGTTGATGCAGGGTTTTCATGCCCCAATAAAGATGGAACACTGGATAAAAATGGCTGTATTTTTTGCCCAAAGATGGGACGGCCAATTAGTGTTAAATACTGTGATTCGAAGTACTCCCTAAAGGAACAGATCGAAGTACAGATGGAAAGACAAAAAAATAAGGGAATTGAAAAATTTTATATTTATTTCTATCCTGGGACAAACACCTACGGAGATGTTGAAAAATTAAAAGAATTATGGGATTTTGCACTTTCGTACGATGACGTTATTGGATTGTCCATAGGCACAAGACCAGATTGTCTTGAAAAAGAAAAACTGGACATTTTGGGTGATTACGTCAAAAAAGGTTATGAGATATGGCTTGATTTAGGGATCCAGACGATACATCAAAAAACACTGGAATTTTTAAATAGAAAACATAGCACTTCCGATATTATTAACGCCATTAAAGAATGTAAGAAAAGGGGAATTTTAGTATGTGGGCATATTATATTGGGACTTCCAAATGAGAGCTGGAGCGAAATGATGGAGACTGCAAAAGTTCTTTCAGCGCTTAAAATTGATGCTTTGAAAATATACCCGTTGGTTGTAGTTAAAAACACGAAATTAGAAGAACTTTATTGGAAAGGAGAATACAAAACTGTAGATGAAAAACAGTATGTTAGTTTAGTATGTGATTTTTTAGAACATCTATCGCCGTATGTTTTAATTCAGAGGGTGTCAAAGGATAAAGTACCTGACGAGATAAAGGTATCTCCAGAATGGGTTTTAAGTAGACTTAAGATATTGAATGAAATAAGTAATGAATTAAAGAGAAGAAAAAGCAGGCAAGGAAGTAAGTATTTAATTTAA
- the pyrE gene encoding orotate phosphoribosyltransferase yields MNDYDTLKKNLIQLLKDVNCVKFGDFVLASGKKSKYYVDIKKATTNPKVLKAVAKMIKEYLEKENELENKNLKIAGVELGSVSIATAVSLETEKDLLIVRKKAKDYGTKNKIEGELNDGDRVIIVEDVTTSGGSVAKAVDEIRRNNGIVEKVFVIVDRMEGAKDNLKEMNVELIPLVTIEELGVGKNF; encoded by the coding sequence TTGAATGATTATGACACTTTAAAGAAAAATTTGATTCAGCTCTTAAAGGATGTAAATTGTGTAAAATTTGGTGATTTTGTACTTGCATCAGGGAAAAAAAGCAAATACTACGTGGATATAAAAAAAGCCACTACAAATCCAAAGGTTTTAAAGGCAGTTGCAAAAATGATTAAAGAATACTTAGAGAAGGAAAATGAGCTCGAAAATAAGAACTTAAAAATTGCTGGTGTAGAGTTAGGGTCTGTCTCTATAGCCACTGCAGTTTCACTTGAAACAGAAAAAGACCTTCTTATTGTGAGAAAAAAGGCAAAGGATTATGGAACAAAAAATAAAATTGAAGGAGAATTAAATGATGGCGATAGGGTTATCATTGTTGAAGATGTTACGACATCAGGAGGCAGTGTTGCAAAGGCAGTTGATGAAATAAGGAGAAATAACGGAATAGTTGAAAAAGTTTTTGTTATCGTAGATAGAATGGAAGGGGCAAAAGACAACTTAAAGGAAATGAATGTCGAGCTCATACCATTGGTTACAATTGAAGAGCTCGGAGTAGGGAAAAATTTTTAA
- a CDS encoding DUF366 family protein yields MVEIIDFDNISVVIVDKEMKYTGKEIEPLWAFKTFNIQKDSIVVFKGPMEVKIEDMKDLKDVKEESEYQIPIKSSESINYIVEHFDNPDLKITYLRQRILVSIAKEVIEEMGNIRLKREGDDLYFEDKKLSVCIACRGVSSGKIHLGINVKTEGTPEHVNATGLNDIGVKNIEKVMEKIATLYAKEMTKIEKDMRKTMVLI; encoded by the coding sequence ATGGTTGAGATAATAGACTTCGACAATATTTCTGTAGTAATTGTTGACAAAGAAATGAAATATACGGGAAAAGAAATAGAACCATTATGGGCATTTAAAACTTTTAATATACAAAAAGACAGTATTGTAGTTTTTAAAGGACCTATGGAAGTAAAAATCGAAGACATGAAGGATTTAAAAGACGTAAAGGAAGAATCAGAATACCAAATTCCAATAAAGTCTTCTGAAAGTATAAACTACATTGTTGAACACTTCGATAATCCCGACTTAAAAATCACGTACTTGAGGCAGAGAATATTGGTTTCCATTGCAAAAGAAGTTATTGAGGAAATGGGAAATATTAGATTGAAGAGGGAAGGGGATGATTTATACTTTGAAGATAAAAAACTTTCAGTTTGTATTGCATGTAGGGGCGTATCCTCTGGAAAAATCCATCTCGGTATAAATGTAAAAACTGAAGGTACTCCAGAACATGTAAATGCTACAGGCTTAAACGATATAGGGGTTAAAAATATTGAAAAAGTTATGGAAAAAATAGCAACTTTGTATGCAAAAGAGATGACAAAAATTGAAAAGGACATGAGAAAAACCATGGTTTTGATTTAA
- a CDS encoding FeGP cofactor biosynthesis guanylyltransferase HcgB family protein, giving the protein MKNYDIKNLDFQESIKTAYLESLNRTRKGDKPEEVELIKKKILESKNIVIATNNPKKFKVVKNIISKIVNADIKMIEISTDVADLTRTPAINKGLIAVDSKDADIVIARGRLGVPGSGSMLVIMDNKGRILTGSLSPSSVIHKEDIEQRIKNELIEALNRVGITVKG; this is encoded by the coding sequence ATGAAGAATTACGATATAAAAAATCTCGATTTTCAAGAATCTATAAAAACTGCATATTTGGAATCATTAAATAGAACTAGAAAAGGGGATAAACCAGAAGAAGTCGAACTTATTAAAAAAAAGATACTTGAGTCAAAAAACATAGTGATCGCCACCAACAATCCAAAAAAATTTAAAGTAGTAAAGAATATTATTTCAAAGATAGTTAACGCAGATATAAAAATGATTGAAATTTCAACAGATGTTGCAGATTTAACAAGAACACCGGCCATAAATAAAGGCCTAATTGCCGTAGACTCCAAAGATGCAGATATAGTTATTGCAAGAGGAAGGTTGGGGGTTCCAGGCTCAGGTTCGATGCTTGTGATAATGGACAACAAAGGGAGAATACTAACAGGCAGTCTATCCCCATCATCTGTAATACACAAGGAAGACATCGAACAGAGAATAAAAAATGAACTAATTGAAGCATTAAATAGGGTCGGTATAACGGTGAAAGGATGA
- a CDS encoding S-layer protein translates to MGFIEKMTILVLTILCILPASYAIIGQDSFHIIVNEDNVDKNYAEMLMKNYYSNKEIEVEDGNKLKVKETIIYNVPTATDSFEIKDSKSKLFVVFEKDDNDNRIRYKKVEYEENLETSDIGKEIIFLGKAYTILDYDKNSMLLGNKVKDVIVKDKDPQFEYGGYKIILEAMNENGDELIINISKNNESIDHPKIREKNYYKIKNSTISIYYNGTEKSGKYYYFYFEVYDALKLEDGEKFDINNDFKVFLDDKNIILRYDNPEELPENFELLNYKVSVENIDENNSIVYFNVKSTNNYEVEMDEDTKYFGNNIFAIKKDDEIKLYKDGKQYSKIIDYQGSKILLDDDVLKTNSDLILIGGPVSNKLTKEIENYLKIPIDNENPGKNRGVIQLIDKPYNQKYKILVLAGSDRNGTKACVLALIDGIYKNQETLMVELEDGDKVKVVE, encoded by the coding sequence ATGGGATTTATAGAAAAAATGACAATTCTGGTTTTAACTATTTTGTGTATACTTCCTGCCAGTTATGCCATAATTGGACAAGATTCATTCCATATTATAGTAAACGAGGATAATGTAGATAAAAATTACGCTGAAATGCTCATGAAGAACTACTATTCAAACAAGGAAATAGAAGTAGAAGATGGAAATAAATTAAAAGTTAAAGAAACAATAATATACAACGTTCCAACAGCAACCGATAGTTTTGAGATTAAGGACAGTAAAAGCAAACTTTTTGTAGTATTTGAGAAGGATGATAACGACAATAGGATAAGATATAAAAAAGTAGAATATGAAGAAAACCTTGAAACATCCGATATTGGCAAGGAAATAATATTCTTAGGAAAAGCCTACACTATTTTGGATTACGATAAAAATTCCATGCTCCTTGGCAACAAGGTAAAAGATGTAATAGTAAAAGATAAAGATCCACAATTTGAATATGGAGGGTATAAAATTATTTTGGAGGCCATGAATGAAAACGGGGATGAATTGATAATTAATATATCAAAAAATAATGAATCAATAGATCACCCAAAAATACGAGAGAAGAACTATTATAAAATCAAAAACTCCACAATTTCCATATACTACAACGGTACAGAAAAAAGTGGTAAGTACTATTACTTCTACTTTGAAGTTTATGACGCCCTTAAATTAGAAGATGGAGAAAAATTTGATATTAACAATGATTTTAAAGTATTTCTTGATGATAAAAATATCATACTAAGATATGATAATCCTGAGGAGCTCCCTGAAAACTTCGAGTTACTAAACTATAAAGTTAGTGTAGAGAATATTGATGAAAATAACTCCATCGTTTATTTTAACGTTAAATCCACAAACAATTATGAAGTTGAAATGGATGAAGATACAAAATACTTCGGAAACAACATATTTGCAATTAAAAAAGATGACGAAATAAAACTGTACAAAGATGGAAAGCAGTACAGTAAAATAATAGATTACCAAGGTTCAAAGATCCTACTGGACGATGACGTATTAAAAACCAATAGTGATTTAATACTCATTGGAGGTCCTGTTTCAAATAAACTAACTAAGGAGATAGAAAATTATCTAAAAATACCTATTGATAACGAAAATCCCGGAAAAAACAGAGGAGTTATCCAACTTATAGACAAACCTTACAACCAAAAATACAAAATATTGGTACTTGCAGGCTCAGATAGAAACGGTACCAAAGCCTGTGTATTGGCCTTGATAGATGGTATTTACAAAAACCAAGAAACTTTAATGGTTGAATTAGAAGATGGCGATAAAGTCAAAGTTGTAGAATAA
- the pstK gene encoding L-seryl-tRNA(Sec) kinase, producing the protein MLIILVGLPSVGKSTFSKILSKKLAEKGIDNIILGTDLIRESFPVWNEKYEDFIKDSTYYLIDQALKKYVVIVDDTNYYNSKRRDLINLAKDDSHFMIYLHAPLEVLIKRNIERGQKIPNEVITNMFNKFDLPGSKYKWDKPDITIDTTKKIDYDGIVDRIIQEIKEGKKERKHEKYNDKEKDKEKENEKDLINNVDRITRNIVGNFIKNNNTLDNKQIKKVLELRKTFLKEFKHKLKDGESRTNTDNIENEFKDFLKNNLK; encoded by the coding sequence ATGCTAATAATATTAGTAGGACTTCCATCTGTTGGAAAATCGACATTTTCAAAAATACTATCTAAAAAATTGGCTGAAAAGGGAATTGACAATATAATATTGGGAACAGACCTGATAAGAGAGAGTTTTCCTGTTTGGAATGAAAAATATGAAGACTTTATAAAAGATTCAACCTATTACCTTATAGATCAGGCCCTAAAAAAATATGTTGTAATAGTGGATGATACCAACTACTACAACTCAAAGAGAAGGGATCTAATAAACCTAGCCAAAGATGATTCCCATTTTATGATATATCTTCATGCCCCACTTGAGGTATTGATAAAGAGAAACATCGAAAGAGGGCAGAAGATCCCAAATGAGGTTATAACAAACATGTTTAATAAATTTGACCTTCCTGGATCAAAATATAAGTGGGATAAGCCAGATATAACAATAGATACCACCAAGAAAATCGACTACGATGGGATAGTGGATAGAATAATCCAGGAAATTAAAGAAGGGAAAAAGGAAAGAAAACATGAAAAATACAATGATAAAGAAAAAGATAAAGAAAAGGAAAATGAAAAAGACCTTATAAATAACGTCGATAGAATAACGAGAAATATAGTCGGAAATTTTATAAAAAATAACAACACGCTTGACAACAAACAGATCAAAAAAGTTTTAGAACTTAGAAAAACCTTTTTAAAAGAGTTTAAACACAAATTAAAAGACGGCGAATCCCGAACAAATACTGATAACATAGAGAATGAATTCAAAGATTTTTTAAAAAATAATTTAAAATAA
- a CDS encoding phenylalanine--tRNA ligase subunit alpha, with translation MELHNDEKRLLKVFQDVKKESMSVEELSNYMEKEKIMRTALWLSGKGLLNIVENKTKIAKITEEGEEILKLGLPERRVANYLKENGLDSIPIKDLGKILKKEEINPALGNLKKKGLVTIEKGNIKFKDLDYADDEEELLKKLASLSETKGFTQLDEYSQEELKTIDNLKKRGFITIEEVIDRKLELTDEGKKFIKNPIEIKEEITQLTREHIISGKWKECHIRPYDVKIPTEEVYPAKVHPLTRIIDEIKEILIGMGFKEVKNPIVETEFWNFDVLFEPQDHPARDMQDTFFLRYPDKGTVPEELLKKVKDMHEEGCIDENKISKGWCYKFSEEISKRTVLRTHTTVSSIKYLASLSEEEKAEPHKVFCIDRVFRNEAIDYKHLPEFYQCEGIIMDENVNFDNLVGVLTEFLRRLGFEKVRIRPAYFPFTEPSLEAEVYMEGKGWLELLGAGIFRPEVLEPLGINKPVLAWGIGLSRLAMLKLGLTDIRDLHKNDLEWLKKARI, from the coding sequence ATGGAACTTCATAACGATGAGAAAAGATTGTTGAAAGTATTTCAGGATGTTAAAAAAGAAAGCATGTCTGTTGAAGAGCTCTCCAATTATATGGAAAAAGAAAAGATTATGAGAACTGCATTATGGTTATCTGGAAAGGGCCTTTTGAATATAGTTGAAAACAAAACCAAAATTGCAAAAATAACTGAAGAGGGAGAGGAAATATTAAAGTTAGGGCTACCTGAAAGAAGAGTAGCAAACTACTTAAAAGAAAATGGATTAGATTCAATTCCAATTAAAGACCTTGGGAAGATCCTGAAGAAGGAAGAAATAAACCCTGCACTTGGAAACTTAAAGAAAAAAGGTTTAGTAACCATAGAAAAGGGCAATATAAAATTCAAAGATTTAGATTATGCCGATGATGAAGAAGAATTATTAAAAAAACTGGCTTCATTGAGTGAAACTAAGGGATTCACCCAATTGGATGAATATTCACAGGAAGAACTAAAAACCATAGATAACCTTAAAAAAAGAGGGTTTATCACCATAGAAGAAGTAATAGATAGAAAATTGGAGCTCACCGATGAAGGAAAAAAATTCATAAAGAACCCAATTGAAATAAAAGAAGAAATCACGCAGTTGACAAGGGAACACATAATAAGCGGCAAATGGAAAGAATGTCACATAAGACCTTACGATGTTAAAATACCTACAGAAGAAGTTTATCCTGCAAAAGTACACCCGCTAACAAGAATAATTGATGAAATCAAAGAGATTTTAATTGGCATGGGTTTCAAAGAAGTTAAAAACCCTATAGTTGAAACCGAATTCTGGAATTTCGATGTTCTCTTTGAGCCACAAGACCATCCAGCAAGGGACATGCAAGATACGTTCTTCCTAAGATACCCTGATAAAGGTACAGTTCCAGAGGAGCTCCTTAAAAAAGTTAAAGACATGCATGAGGAAGGATGCATAGATGAAAATAAAATATCTAAGGGATGGTGCTATAAATTCAGCGAAGAAATATCTAAAAGAACGGTTTTAAGAACCCATACAACAGTTTCATCAATAAAGTATTTGGCGTCATTATCTGAGGAAGAAAAAGCCGAACCACATAAAGTTTTCTGTATTGATAGGGTATTTAGAAACGAAGCTATTGACTACAAACACCTTCCTGAATTCTACCAGTGTGAAGGAATCATTATGGACGAAAATGTCAATTTTGATAACCTTGTAGGAGTTTTAACTGAATTCTTGAGAAGATTAGGTTTCGAAAAGGTTAGAATAAGACCCGCCTACTTCCCATTTACAGAACCCTCCTTAGAAGCTGAAGTATATATGGAAGGAAAAGGATGGTTAGAGCTCCTTGGTGCAGGTATATTTAGACCGGAAGTTCTAGAACCTTTGGGGATTAATAAACCTGTACTGGCATGGGGTATTGGATTAAGCAGGCTCGCAATGTTAAAATTGGGACTTACAGATATAAGGGACCTTCATAAGAATGATTTAGAATGGCTTAAAAAAGCCAGAATTTAA
- a CDS encoding SAM-dependent methyltransferase HcgC family protein, producing the protein MKYGITESVKTINSKTKVKDIIYHIVEKKANAIKYFLEGEEFKQTVVFGAYLCGNYIAHSLTRDSEEVILVDIQPHLKDIIFDERIKFMDLNKFKLNMRNGNLDPDLIVDITGIGGLDSDFISNFDPEVLIVENPKCSYDREIFKVDDSLERLCTGKKRGILNTYRSSKISKTSGTMTLTVDTILDSCMEIRELDGVLYALPELKYYEGLIFHEKDIRKFLSEVNSPAITVSSLDDVENEVEDIIWKNTSRINSFVEKIK; encoded by the coding sequence ATGAAGTACGGTATAACAGAAAGCGTAAAAACAATAAATTCTAAAACCAAAGTTAAAGATATAATATATCACATAGTAGAAAAAAAAGCGAACGCAATAAAGTATTTTTTAGAAGGGGAGGAGTTTAAACAGACCGTAGTCTTTGGGGCTTATCTCTGTGGAAACTATATTGCCCATTCACTTACGAGAGATTCAGAAGAAGTTATTCTTGTGGATATTCAACCTCATCTAAAAGATATAATATTTGATGAAAGGATAAAATTTATGGATTTAAACAAGTTTAAATTGAACATGAGAAATGGAAATCTGGATCCAGATTTAATTGTGGATATTACAGGAATCGGCGGTTTAGATTCAGATTTTATATCAAATTTCGATCCAGAAGTACTAATTGTTGAAAATCCAAAGTGTTCATACGACAGGGAAATATTTAAAGTCGATGATTCTTTAGAGAGGCTATGTACCGGTAAAAAAAGAGGAATATTAAATACATATAGATCCTCAAAAATTTCAAAAACATCAGGTACTATGACATTAACTGTTGATACAATACTAGACTCCTGTATGGAAATAAGAGAATTGGATGGAGTACTTTATGCATTACCTGAATTAAAGTACTATGAAGGACTTATTTTTCATGAAAAAGACATTCGTAAATTTTTAAGTGAAGTAAACTCTCCAGCAATAACGGTAAGTTCTTTAGATGATGTTGAAAATGAAGTAGAAGATATAATATGGAAAAACACTTCAAGAATAAATTCATTTGTCGAAAAAATAAAATAA
- a CDS encoding amidohydrolase yields MASILIKNGIINGKKQDLLVNDNIIQKIGEIDVSEISKDETEIIDGKDKVIIPGLVNTHTHAPMALFRGVADDMPLMEWLNDHIWKLEAKLNEKIIYAGTLLACVEMIKSGTTTFNDMYFYLDSILKAVDETGIRSTLSYGMIDLDDEEKRKKELKSAKESIEIIKNLNNPRINAALGPHAPYTCSKELLSEVHDMAKEYDVPIHIHMNETLDEVKMVNEKTKMRPFEYLNSFGFFNDVNVIAAHCVHLSDSEINIIKEKNITVSHNPISNLKLASGVAPIPKLLDNGINITLGTDGCGSNNNLNLFEEIKSCALIHKGVNLNPTVVNAKEAFDFATKNGARALGLNTGELKEGYLADLAIIDLNKPFLIPKENIYSHLVYSFNGNVDTVIIDGNIVMNDGKMVNVDEEKVYEMAEKAYYDLIN; encoded by the coding sequence ATGGCTTCAATTTTAATAAAAAATGGAATAATAAATGGAAAAAAACAAGATTTATTGGTAAACGACAATATCATACAAAAGATAGGCGAAATAGATGTTTCAGAAATCAGTAAGGATGAAACCGAGATAATAGATGGAAAAGATAAAGTAATAATTCCAGGTCTTGTAAATACTCACACCCATGCCCCTATGGCGTTATTTAGGGGAGTTGCAGACGACATGCCATTGATGGAATGGCTTAATGACCATATTTGGAAACTTGAAGCTAAGTTAAACGAAAAAATAATCTATGCTGGAACACTTTTAGCCTGTGTAGAAATGATAAAAAGTGGAACAACAACTTTTAACGACATGTACTTCTATTTAGACTCTATTTTAAAGGCAGTGGATGAAACTGGGATTAGATCCACACTTTCTTATGGTATGATAGATTTAGATGATGAAGAAAAAAGAAAAAAAGAGCTAAAGTCTGCAAAAGAATCCATTGAAATAATTAAAAATTTGAACAACCCAAGGATAAATGCCGCCCTTGGTCCTCATGCTCCATACACATGTTCAAAGGAGCTCTTGTCAGAGGTACATGATATGGCAAAGGAGTACGATGTTCCAATACACATACACATGAATGAAACATTGGATGAAGTGAAAATGGTAAATGAAAAAACCAAAATGAGACCATTTGAATACCTAAATTCATTTGGATTTTTCAATGACGTAAATGTTATAGCAGCTCATTGTGTTCATCTTTCAGACAGTGAGATCAATATTATCAAAGAAAAAAACATCACAGTTTCCCATAATCCGATAAGTAACTTAAAACTGGCTTCAGGTGTTGCTCCAATTCCAAAACTTTTGGATAATGGGATAAATATAACTCTTGGAACAGACGGTTGTGGAAGTAATAACAATTTGAACCTATTTGAAGAAATAAAGTCCTGTGCTTTGATACATAAGGGAGTAAATTTAAACCCGACTGTTGTAAATGCAAAGGAGGCATTTGACTTTGCTACAAAGAATGGGGCAAGAGCTCTAGGTTTAAATACTGGAGAATTAAAAGAAGGTTATTTGGCTGATTTGGCAATTATTGATTTAAACAAACCATTCTTAATTCCAAAAGAGAATATATATTCTCATTTAGTTTATTCCTTCAACGGAAATGTAGATACCGTAATAATCGACGGTAATATAGTAATGAACGATGGAAAGATGGTAAACGTTGATGAAGAGAAAGTCTATGAAATGGCCGAAAAGGCATACTACGATCTAATTAATTAA
- a CDS encoding metallophosphoesterase: MAFSDLRVHSIKKCLEIIKDINPDIILYGGDDIDRFESLPKKTLKQIVEQSLNTFNKECIHYAPSVKIDKRSSATLSDVAVFYFKKEKKRYTKKEIINYLSNYIFNNPNDFVIRSIFYKMDNYGNKEPSLEDIKNFFEKHMPYYTTKNGEVKGLIYFSNEKEYFKKLSALSKYGLCFVLGNDNHPIYKEIETKHKNVYNVHSNPLVIDDFVIIGLEGAPSETPINYILSSDDKTVKKHLNNMAKKYKDKKMIILSHAPPYSILDYAMRYGEKHIGSKPLLEFVKEKKPLLVVCGHVHRYGGKETLFENTPIINVASHDDDLSHGNMALIEIENDEIKTKWIKIPSNFELAVKSSKTREEIYKNLYESGFLYEKDCNILTSAIEEFGDEFVSDFPNLYWNIKCKYGFSLFHVIELYKMGVKKPDDIKKEHAEKLVKKIKNGLSKMILMDALSKVFAKDGELVILTNDLEWLFEKKVAYFDTEYIDSSNTILYGFLIDEKIKQFSVGEEEEVIDLVNKLILDGYKILHYGGEGRNSILNLFRSRNMKLKPVKEAFINVYYKIKTQIGIPIQSKKLKDVADFFDNSEKKLKRFEYNLPDGSIITYEGTIPYDFDGFTKTKFCKKILDAYQNDVNFKSMKEYHLLKGTNEVDLYDLQKIVNNLRDKIKQNKCIIRLNIDS; the protein is encoded by the coding sequence GTGGCATTTTCAGATTTACGGGTACATTCCATAAAGAAATGCTTAGAAATCATAAAAGATATTAATCCCGACATTATTTTATATGGTGGAGATGATATTGATAGATTTGAAAGTTTGCCAAAAAAAACTCTAAAACAAATTGTTGAACAGAGTCTTAATACATTTAATAAAGAATGTATACACTACGCTCCTTCTGTGAAAATAGACAAAAGATCATCTGCGACTTTAAGTGATGTGGCCGTATTCTATTTTAAAAAAGAAAAGAAAAGATATACAAAAAAAGAGATAATTAATTATCTTTCTAATTATATATTTAATAACCCCAATGATTTTGTAATCAGGAGTATATTCTATAAAATGGACAACTATGGAAATAAAGAACCATCACTTGAAGATATAAAAAATTTTTTTGAAAAGCATATGCCATACTATACTACTAAAAATGGAGAAGTTAAAGGATTAATTTATTTTTCTAATGAAAAAGAGTATTTTAAAAAACTATCCGCATTATCTAAATATGGTCTATGTTTTGTTCTTGGTAATGATAATCATCCGATATATAAAGAAATAGAGACAAAACATAAAAATGTTTATAATGTGCATTCCAATCCCTTAGTAATTGACGATTTTGTAATCATTGGTTTAGAGGGAGCTCCTTCTGAAACACCAATTAACTATATTCTATCTTCTGATGACAAAACTGTTAAAAAACACCTTAACAATATGGCAAAAAAGTATAAAGATAAAAAAATGATTATTTTATCCCATGCCCCTCCTTATAGTATATTGGATTATGCCATGAGATATGGAGAAAAGCATATTGGGTCTAAACCATTGTTAGAATTTGTAAAAGAAAAAAAGCCATTATTGGTGGTTTGTGGTCATGTACATAGATATGGCGGTAAGGAAACTCTTTTTGAAAACACTCCTATAATTAATGTAGCATCTCATGATGATGATTTATCTCATGGCAATATGGCATTAATTGAAATAGAAAATGATGAAATTAAAACTAAATGGATAAAAATACCCTCAAACTTTGAACTTGCAGTTAAATCATCTAAAACTCGAGAAGAAATATATAAGAATTTATATGAATCAGGATTTTTATATGAAAAGGATTGTAATATTCTTACTTCTGCAATAGAAGAGTTTGGAGACGAATTTGTTTCAGATTTTCCTAACTTATACTGGAATATAAAATGTAAATATGGGTTTAGTTTATTTCATGTTATAGAACTTTATAAGATGGGAGTTAAAAAACCAGATGATATTAAAAAAGAGCATGCTGAAAAATTAGTAAAAAAAATAAAGAACGGACTATCTAAAATGATATTAATGGATGCCCTTTCAAAAGTATTTGCAAAAGACGGAGAATTAGTTATATTAACTAATGATTTAGAATGGCTTTTTGAAAAAAAAGTTGCTTATTTTGATACGGAATATATCGATTCATCAAATACTATATTATATGGATTTTTAATTGATGAGAAAATAAAACAATTTTCCGTAGGGGAAGAAGAAGAGGTTATTGATTTAGTTAATAAATTAATATTGGATGGTTATAAAATACTACATTATGGAGGAGAAGGCCGAAATAGCATATTAAATTTATTTAGAAGTAGAAATATGAAATTAAAACCGGTTAAAGAAGCTTTTATCAATGTATATTATAAAATTAAAACTCAGATAGGAATACCAATACAGTCAAAAAAATTAAAAGATGTTGCTGATTTTTTTGACAATTCTGAAAAAAAATTAAAAAGATTTGAATATAATCTTCCAGATGGGAGTATCATAACCTATGAAGGAACAATACCTTATGATTTCGATGGATTTACTAAAACAAAATTCTGTAAGAAAATTTTAGATGCGTATCAAAATGATGTTAATTTTAAAAGTATGAAAGAATATCATTTATTAAAAGGAACTAATGAAGTAGATTTGTATGACTTACAAAAAATTGTAAATAATCTTAGGGATAAGATTAAACAAAATAAGTGTATAATTAGATTAAATATTGATTCATAA